A genomic region of Tsukamurella pulmonis contains the following coding sequences:
- a CDS encoding DUF418 domain-containing protein, whose translation MTSTPAPAGTASTPAPTTRRIASLDVARGLAILGTFGTNVWIFTEPRGMVGYLDTVGAESLPIRVLQTLAQGKFLGLLSLMFGVGLAIQQASAARHERPWPGRYWRRALVLFLDGLVHFLLVAEFDVLMGYALVSFVVSAMLILRPRVRLRWAVACAALHLSVVALVSVGMTLERSGVGAGPEPARANPYADGSFWDLVLFRADHALLFRAETMFMIPLTIAMFLTGAALFQGGLFAPEGAALRRRMMWIGGVAAPVDLAIGIAGAPLGLAGPAVFVGRYAVAPLVALGLLALIAEFYQRRAVGRVGGALSNVGKTALSCYVLQNLIASALCYGWGLGLAARFGAEHRLVFTVAVYVGVMACLLAVSALWTRRFARGPIEMLMHRAA comes from the coding sequence ATGACCTCGACTCCCGCCCCGGCCGGCACCGCCAGTACCCCGGCGCCCACGACGCGCCGCATCGCCTCGCTCGACGTGGCGCGCGGCCTCGCGATCCTCGGCACCTTCGGCACCAACGTGTGGATCTTCACCGAGCCTCGCGGCATGGTCGGCTACCTGGACACCGTCGGCGCGGAATCGCTGCCGATCCGGGTGCTGCAGACCCTCGCGCAGGGCAAGTTCCTCGGGCTGCTCAGCCTCATGTTCGGGGTGGGGCTGGCGATCCAGCAGGCCTCGGCGGCGCGGCACGAGCGCCCCTGGCCGGGCCGGTACTGGCGCCGCGCGCTGGTCCTGTTCCTCGACGGGCTCGTGCACTTCCTGCTCGTCGCCGAGTTCGACGTGCTCATGGGCTACGCCCTGGTGTCCTTCGTGGTCTCGGCGATGCTGATCCTGCGGCCGCGCGTGCGGCTGCGCTGGGCGGTCGCCTGCGCCGCACTGCACCTGTCCGTGGTGGCGCTGGTGTCCGTCGGGATGACGCTCGAGCGCTCCGGCGTCGGCGCGGGTCCGGAGCCCGCCCGCGCGAACCCGTACGCCGACGGCTCGTTCTGGGACCTGGTGCTCTTCCGTGCCGATCACGCGCTGCTCTTCCGCGCCGAGACGATGTTCATGATCCCGCTGACGATCGCGATGTTCCTCACCGGCGCGGCCCTGTTCCAGGGCGGGCTCTTCGCCCCGGAGGGCGCCGCCCTGCGCCGCCGGATGATGTGGATCGGCGGGGTCGCGGCGCCGGTCGACCTCGCGATCGGGATCGCCGGTGCGCCGCTGGGGCTCGCGGGGCCGGCCGTCTTCGTCGGACGGTACGCCGTCGCCCCGCTCGTGGCGCTGGGGCTGCTCGCGCTGATCGCGGAGTTCTACCAGCGGCGGGCGGTGGGGCGCGTGGGCGGAGCGCTGAGCAACGTGGGAAAGACCGCGCTGAGCTGCTACGTGCTGCAGAACCTGATCGCCTCGGCGCTCTGCTACGGGTGGGGGCTCGGTCTCGCCGCCCGGTTCGGGGCGGAACACCGGCTCGTCTTCACCGTCGCGGTCTACGTCGGCGTGATGGCCTGCCTGCTCGCGGTCTCGGCGCTGTGGACGCGCCGCTTCGCCCGCGGGCCGATCGAGATGCTGATGCACCGCGCGGCCTGA